The following proteins come from a genomic window of Candidatus Kuenenbacteria bacterium:
- the rpsH gene encoding 30S ribosomal protein S8 gives MIMTDPIADMLTRIRNAQIVKKSELVLPYSKLKMGILNILTKEGWLQEVEKIEAAGGKINRKASITSRFDSIKIKLYYDADSRQPKITKLERISKPGRRVYVDKENIPFVLNGKGLAIISTSKGLLTDREARKQKVGGEIICEIY, from the coding sequence ATCATTATGACAGATCCTATCGCTGACATGCTAACCCGCATCAGGAACGCTCAAATAGTCAAAAAGAGCGAGCTGGTTTTGCCATACTCAAAATTGAAAATGGGCATCCTAAATATTCTGACCAAAGAGGGCTGGCTACAAGAAGTTGAAAAAATAGAAGCCGCTGGCGGTAAAATTAACCGCAAGGCCAGTATTACCAGCCGTTTCGATAGTATAAAAATAAAACTTTATTATGACGCCGACAGTCGCCAGCCAAAAATAACCAAATTAGAGAGAATCAGCAAACCGGGACGCCGTGTTTATGTAGACAAAGAAAATATACCTTTTGTGCTGAACGGCAAAGGCCTGGCCATCATCTCCACCTCAAAAGGACTCCTGACTGACCGCGAAGCCAGAAAACAAAAAGTTGGCGGCGAAATTATTTGCGAAATATATTAA
- the rplF gene encoding 50S ribosomal protein L6 has product MSRIGKKPITIPPGVEISFSDHVFKCKGPKGELICHVHPTVNVEKKDNTLEISINDKEDLSQKALWGTMRQIIANNIEGVLNGYQKQLEIKGVGYKAELKGDTLMLSVGYSHDVKFPLPKGLKGSVEKNIITLEGIDKQLLGETAANIRKVRKPEPYKGKGIKYVEETILRKAGKQVKSGA; this is encoded by the coding sequence ATGTCTAGAATAGGGAAAAAACCAATCACCATACCACCGGGCGTTGAAATCTCTTTTAGTGACCATGTTTTCAAATGCAAAGGACCAAAAGGTGAATTAATCTGCCATGTCCACCCGACAGTTAATGTTGAAAAAAAAGATAATACCCTGGAGATATCCATCAATGACAAAGAGGACTTGAGCCAAAAAGCCCTTTGGGGTACTATGCGCCAAATAATCGCCAATAATATTGAGGGTGTCCTAAATGGCTATCAAAAACAATTGGAAATAAAAGGTGTTGGCTATAAAGCAGAGCTCAAGGGTGACACCCTGATGCTCTCAGTCGGTTATTCGCACGATGTGAAATTCCCCCTGCCCAAAGGCCTCAAGGGATCGGTAGAAAAAAATATTATCACGCTGGAAGGCATTGACAAACAACTTTTGGGAGAAACTGCCGCCAATATCAGAAAAGTAAGAAAACCGGAACCATATAAAGGTAAGGGTATAAAATATGTAGAAGAAACTATTTTGAGAAAAGCCGGTAAGCAAGTAAAAAGTGGCGCCTAA
- a CDS encoding 50S ribosomal protein L18 — MKNNSKIKKDNLERRQKRIRAKIFGTPKIPRLSVSRSLKYIFLQLIDDQSGKTLVSVHSKNMDIKGTKTEIATSAGRELASKAKKAGINQCVFDRSGRKYHGRVKAVAEGARENGLQF; from the coding sequence ATGAAGAACAATAGTAAAATAAAAAAAGACAACCTTGAGCGCCGCCAAAAAAGAATCCGAGCGAAAATTTTTGGTACTCCAAAAATACCCCGGCTCTCTGTTTCTCGCAGTTTAAAATATATTTTTCTACAACTGATAGATGATCAAAGCGGCAAAACCCTAGTCAGTGTCCATAGCAAAAATATGGATATCAAAGGCACTAAAACAGAAATAGCCACCTCAGCCGGACGCGAATTGGCCAGTAAAGCAAAAAAGGCTGGTATTAATCAATGTGTTTTTGACCGCTCTGGTAGAAAATATCATGGTCGCGTCAAGGCTGTGGCCGAAGGTGCCAGGGAAAATGGCCTACAATTTTAA
- a CDS encoding 30S ribosomal protein S5 → MTPKPDSKNNPRRPKKSREEDSAFEQKLVDLARVTRVTKGGKRMNFRACIVLGDRAGQISFGVAKGSDTTIAINKAVAQAKKRILKADVKTGTIPYALKEKFKAAEVMIRPGKKGRGIIAGGVVRIVLELAGYRDVVAKIIGSQNKVNNVKAVYYALKKINK, encoded by the coding sequence ATGACCCCAAAACCAGATTCCAAAAACAACCCCCGCCGGCCTAAAAAATCCAGAGAAGAAGATTCGGCCTTTGAGCAAAAATTGGTCGACCTAGCCAGAGTAACCCGCGTTACCAAGGGCGGCAAAAGAATGAATTTCCGGGCTTGTATTGTCCTCGGTGACCGTGCCGGCCAAATTAGTTTTGGTGTTGCCAAGGGATCTGATACCACCATCGCTATCAACAAGGCTGTCGCTCAAGCCAAAAAAAGAATTCTCAAAGCTGATGTCAAAACAGGCACTATCCCCTATGCCCTCAAAGAAAAATTCAAAGCCGCCGAAGTGATGATCCGCCCAGGCAAAAAAGGCCGCGGTATTATCGCCGGTGGCGTAGTCCGCATTGTCTTGGAATTGGCTGGCTACCGCGACGTCGTCGCCAAAATAATTGGCTCACAAAATAAGGTCAACAATGTTAAGGCGGTCTATTACGCTCTGAAAAAAATAAATAAATAA
- the rplO gene encoding 50S ribosomal protein L15 codes for MALTLSNLKPQKGSKRKAKTIGRGGKRGTYSGRGMKGQKARSGGSRGLKRLGMRQLLERTHKLRGFKSLNEKPAVVSLGTINKNYKDNELVNPKSLAAKKLIATVKHGAKILSDGSINIKINVDGCSLSQAAETKIKAAGGTISPLPTKKTEKKENSK; via the coding sequence ATGGCTCTTACCCTATCCAACCTAAAACCCCAAAAAGGCTCTAAGCGCAAAGCCAAAACAATTGGCCGTGGCGGCAAAAGGGGCACTTATTCTGGCCGCGGTATGAAAGGCCAAAAAGCTCGATCTGGCGGCAGTCGCGGTCTCAAAAGACTTGGCATGCGTCAGCTTTTGGAACGCACCCACAAATTAAGGGGGTTTAAATCTCTCAATGAGAAACCAGCCGTTGTTTCGCTTGGGACTATCAATAAAAACTACAAGGATAATGAACTGGTCAACCCTAAGAGTTTGGCTGCCAAAAAACTCATCGCTACTGTCAAACATGGGGCCAAAATCTTGTCTGATGGCTCAATAAATATTAAAATAAATGTAGATGGGTGCTCGCTCAGCCAAGCAGCTGAAACCAAAATCAAAGCTGCTGGCGGGACCATCTCGCCTCTCCCAACCAAAAAAACAGAAAAAAAGGAAAATTCAAAATAA